The Deltaproteobacteria bacterium genomic interval ACCCCCCTGTCGAGCAGCGTCGCGGATCAACGCACCGCGCGGGCCGAGGATCGGTTCATCGTCGAACTTGTGAAAGTCGAGCATGTGTCGGCGGAAGAAATTGCCAAAGTGCTCCAACCTTTCGTTTCGCCCGGTGGGGACGTGATCGCGTATCCCCGCGGTAACCTCGTCATCCTGACGGATCTCGCGGAAAGCGTGGTGCGTCTGAAGGAACTGGTGACGGCATTCGATACTAATACGTTCCGGGAATTGCGCTCGCAGGTGTATCACATCGAAAACGCCAATGTCGAAGACTTGGGAGACGAGCTCAAAGGCGTGCTCGAACCGTACGGGGTCACGCCGAAAAATCCCGCCGATCGCGGTGCCTTCGTTATTCCGCTGCCGCGCTTGAACTCGCTGGTCGTCATCGGATTTAGCACCGAGATTTTTGCCCAAGTCGAGCGCTGGTTGCAAATTCTCGATGTGCCACCGGAACGCGGAGGTGGACGCACGGTCCATGTCTATCCTGTCGAGAACGCAAAAGCGGTGGACTTGGCGAGCGTCCTGAGCGGCTTATACGGCGGCGAAGGCGGCGGCGGAGGCGGCAGCAGCCGGAGTGGACAGAGCGGTAGTCGTGGCGGCCGCAGTGGAGGAGGCGGGTTTTCTAGCAGCGGCAGCGGTGGCAGCGGCGGAGGCGGTGGGTTCGGCGGTGGGAGCAGCAGTGAAGGTGGGTTCGGTTCCGGTGGATCGAGTAGCGGCTCCGGCGGGATGGGACGAGGCGGCTCTTCGAGCCGTAGCGGGTTTGGTGGCGGCTCGGGTGGATCGAGTAGCGGGTTCGGTGGAAGCAGTGGCAGTGGCAGTCGCGGCAGTCGGCGCGGTGGTTCCAGTGGCGGGTTTGGTGGCAGCGGTGGTGGCGGATATGGAAGCTTTGGTGGCGATGGCGGCGGTGGTGGCGCGCAGACGATTCTGATTGCGCCCAAAGAAGGCGAGAAACCCATTTTCAAAGAAGAGGTCCGCATCGTTGCCGACGAAATTACCAATTCTCTGGTGATTCTCGCTACGGCGCGCGACTTCGAGATGATTCGAGATGTCTTGCGGAAGCTGGATGTCGTACCGCGTCAGGTCTTGATCGAGACCATGATCGCGGAAATCGGTCTCAAAGGCGAGTTGGAATTTGGGGTCGAATATGCGATCGCGAACAACGGACTCGATAAGGTCATTGGCACTGTCATTGGGAGCACGGGCTCTACCGGTGACACAGGGGGCACGACTCCTGGTGCCGGGGTGACGAGCGATGGAAGTCTGACAATCGATAACAATGCCCTGCTACAAAACGCGAAACGCGCGGTCAACGTCGGAGGGCAAGGACTGTTTGGCTTTATTACCGATAAACGCAATTTTCTCGTTTTGCTCAAAGCGCTGGCGTCCCGTTCCATGGTCAAGAGCTTGTCCACTCCGCATGTGGTCGCGGCGGACAATCGCGAGGCGCATATCTTAATCGGTGAAGAAGTCCCTATCTTGTCTTCGACTTCGACCAGTCTATTGACGGACACGGCGCGCAGCTACAATAGCGTGCAGTATCGCGACACGGGGAAGATTCTGACCATCATCCCGCAAGTGAACTCCGCCGGACTGGTAAATATGGAGATCCGGCAAGAGGTCAGCGCCGTGGGTGCTGCCGTCTTCGGCAACACGAACTCGCCGAGCTTTACTTCGCGGGAGGCGGAAACCACGGTGGTCGTGCAAAATGGCGAGTCGGTGTTGATCGGCGGCATTATCGACGACCAGATGCTGCGTTCTCGCTCGGGCGTCCCTTTTCTGATGGATATTCCCGTGCTCGGGCGTCTCTTCCGTTCCGAGAGCGAGAGACTCGATCGCACGGAGCTGATCATTCTCATCACGCCCTACGTCATTCGCGATCGCCAGGAGGCGCATGCCATCACCGAGCAATTCGAGAGTCGCATCCGCAGTCTGAAAGGGATGATTGAACGGGTGCAGGGCGCGCAGCCGCCGCCGCCAGCCGAAGAGAAGCGATAACCCGGGTCTCTCATAGGTTGACAAGAACGGGTTGCGTTTGAAAGAAAGAGACCGATTCGCGCTTCGTCGCCCTGTTTTTGTACTGCAATATGAGAGCTGTCATCCAAGTCCGCGATCTTGGCAAATGCTATAAGCTTTACCACCATCCGCTGGATCGTTTGTGGGAATGGTGCTCTTTTTCGCAAAAAATCCGACATCGCGATTTCTGGGCATTGCAAGGCGTGAGCTTCTCGGTGCAGCCGGGAGAATCTTGGGGCATCATCGGGGAGAATGGTGCGGGAAAATCCACCTTACTCAAACTTATCGCCGGGGTGACACGACCGAGCCAGGGGCAAGTCGAGGTACAAGGGCGCGTGGGTGCGCTGCTCGAATTGGGCATGGGGTTTCACCCCGAGTACAGCGGGCGAGAAAATATCTACTTTTCTGCGGCGATGATGGGCCTGGCCAAACTCGAGGTGGATGCCTTGATGCCGGAGATCCTGACTTTTTCCGGGCTGGGCGAGTTTATCGATCGCCCCGTTAAGACGTATTCGTCGGGTATGTTCACGCGCCTGGGGTTTTCCGTTGCGACCTCGATCAACCCTGAAGTGCTCATTACCGACGAGGTGTTGGCCGTAGGTGACGAGGCCTTTCAGAAGAAATGTATCCGCCGCATGGAAGGTTTTCTGGGGCAAGGCAAGAGTATGCTGTTCTGTTCCCACAGCATGTACCATGTCCGCAAGCTCTGTCAGAAGGCAGTGTGGTTGGAACATGGCCGTGTTCGCGCGGTCGGCGAGGCGGCGGAGGTTGCGAACTCGTACGAAGATTTCATTCGCGAACGTGAGGCTCGCGTCCAGCAGCAAACCGAGGCAGAGAAAGCTGCGGCACGGTCTGCCCCATTGGCCGCTGACGGTGGAGAAGAATCCGCTGCCTTCAGTCGTCTCCGAACAGTCCGGGTGTGCAATGTCGCGGGGGATGAAGCTTCGGTATTCCACATGGGAGACACGATACGTATTCAGGTGGAGGCGGAGACCGGGGACGGGTTCGCGCCCATCATTGCCATCGGTATGGTGCGGAACGATAAAACCGCCATTTATGGAATCTTTAGCGATATCGATCGGGTAACGCCCCGCAAAATCGACGAACGCGCATTCGCTATCACTTACGAAATGCTAGATCTGAGCCTGCTCCCGGGCAGCTACACCTTTCGGATTCATGTGCTCGATCCGCCGGGGCTCCGCCTCTTCGACACCATCGAGAAAGATTTTCTGGTGCGGGGCGACACGCGGGAGCTTGGCATCTGCCGCATGCCTCATCGCTGGATCGTGGAGTAGCGTTGCCTTCAACCGCAAACGAGGAAGAGTAACCATGGCAGTGTCGGGAGACGAGCAGGGGACGAACATGACCACCGCGCCTACAGGGTGGAACGATGTACAGCGTCAAGCCGCGCTCGACGCATTGGCGCGGCAATTTCGGATGACCATTACGGAAGAAGCCGTGTTTCAGGCCGCCACTCTATTTTTTGCGCTGCTGCGCGACGGTGCGTTTGTCGAGAAAGGACGCGTCGTGGTGCGCATGCAGGAAGAATTGGTACGAGCGCAAGCGCCTGAGACAGTAGGGCGACCGGCATGATCATCCTTGGCATTGCCGGTCTTTTTCACGATGCGGCTGCAGCGCTGGTGCGTGACGGAGAGCTGATTGCCTTTGTCGAAGAAGAACGCCTGCTGCGGCAGAAACACGCGCATGGACAGTTTCCGCATCGCGCCATTCGGTTTTGTTTGGACCAAGCCGGCCTCGACTTTCGCGACGTGGATTACCTGGCGTTTTACTACGATGTCGATCGAAGTTTGCTCTACGACTGGCGTGTGGAACCGTTTTATTCCGGTTTTCGTGAGCAACCGCGCGACCTCTTTGGGTACGTACAGAACTTGCAGCTCATCAAAACCTATGTCGAAGCCTATGCCGCCGCTGTAGGCGTCAAGCTCGAAGTCATCGATCATCACGATTGTCATCTGGCGGCGGCGTTTTTTCTCTCGCCTTTCCAACGAGCGAATATCGTGTCGCTAGATGCACGCGGCGAGACCGTGACCGCCGTACTAGCCAAAGGCGAAGGCGCGTCGTTCACCCGCGTGCGAGAGATTCCCATGCCGCATTCGTTGGGCATGCTCTATTCGGCGGTGACCCAGTTCCTCGGCTTCGCTCCTCTCGATGGCGAAGGCTCGGTCATGGGACTCGCTTCTTATGGCGAGGATCGTTTTGCCGAGGCGTTTGCCGAGATGGTGACTCTCACAGCCGAAGGTTTTGTGACGCGGCCCGAGTGCTATTGGTCGCGGGCGACGGTCGGGTGGCTGTCGCACATCCCTAATGGGCTGACGCGTTTCTTTGGCGAGCCGCGACCGTACCGCGCGCATCCTTTCAACGATAGCGATGAACATATCGCTGCCTCGCTCCAGGCGCGCACCGAGCAGATTGGCGCCCATCTGTTCACGCTACTCGCGCAGGAAACCGGATGGCGCGATTTCTGCCTTGCCGGCGGAGTCGCGCTCAACGCGAAGATGAACGGCGAGTTGCTCACTCACCCGGCGGTGGATCGTCTCTACGTGCCGCCGGTATCGAACGATCCTGGCTGCGCAATCGGTGCCGCCTACCTGCTCCATGCACGACTCACCGGCAAGCGCCCGAGTCCTCTCACTCACGCCTACTGGGGGCCGCAGTATGACAACGATTCGATCCGCGCCGCGTTGGAGCACGCTGGCGTGCACTACGCGCCGTGCGAGGATGTCTCGGTCTATGGAGCCGAACGGTTGGCGGAAGGGAAAATTCTCGGTTGGTTTCAGGGGCGGATGGAGATGGGGCCACGTGCGCTAGGGAATCGTTCGATCCTCGCCCACCCTTCGCTGTTGGACATGAAAGATCTGGTGAACACTAAGGTGAAACATCGAGAACCGTGGCGTCCGTTCGGGCCTTCAGTGCTAGCCGAGCAGCGCGCGCGGTATTTTGTCGAGGGGCCTGATGCGCCGTTCATGACCAAGGCACTGCGGACGACGCCGGAAGGACAGCGTGTGTTAGCGGCGTCGGTACATGTGGATGGGACGGCGCGGGCGCAGGCGGTGACGGCAGAGGCGAATGCCTTGTATCATGCGCTGATCTCCGAGTTCGGCAAAAGAACCGGGGTCCACGGCGTGCTGAATACGTCTTTCAATCTCAAAGGTCAGCCGATCGTGAATACTCCTCTGGATGCGATCACCATGTTTTGCACTACCGAGATGGACGAACTGCTTATCGGTGACTTTGTTGTGCGTCGCTAAGCGGAGCGCCCGCGCCGACGCAGGACATGGGACTATGGGACGAGCCGCACTGTTACTGTCGCAGCGCCATCTCCTGGGCACGATGGTGCGTCGGGATATCGGCGCACGCTTCGCCGGCTCCAGCCTGGGCGGATTATGGACGCTGATTAACCCGGCTATCACGTTAGGCTTGTACACGTTGGTGTTCACCTACATTTATCGCGTACAACAGTTGGAAAGTGGGTTCGGGTTCACCGAGTTCGTGTTCTGCGGACTGTGGCCGTGGATGGCGTTTCAGGAGGCGTGCCAGCGGGCCGTCGGCGCCATTGTCGAAAACGCCAATATGGTTAAGAAGCTCCAATTTCCCTCAGAGCTGCTGGTGTTCTCCGTGATCCTGTCCAGCTTCGTCGTGCATGGGGCCGGGTTCTTTTTGTTTCTCATCGGGTTGATGATTTGGAAGGGGACGGTCTCAGTCGTGAGTATCGCGCTGTTGATCGTCCCGATTACTCTGCATATTGCCCTGGCTGTTGGCATTGGCATGATGCTCGCGTGTTGCAACGTCTTCTTTCGCGATGTTGGTCAGTTGACTGCGGCGGGTTTCAGCATCTGGTTTTTTCTTTCGCCGGTGATGTATCCTCCCTCGTTACTGCCAGAGGCGCTCCAGCCGATTCTGCGCTGGAATCCGGTGTCGCCCATCTTGGCGCTCTACCGCTCTCTGATTCTTTCGCATAGTTTTGCCCTCTCGGTGGAGCTGGGGTACTGCGTGGCGGTGATCGGCATTTTTCTGTGGGTAGGCGACCGGGTTTTTCGCCGCTGCCGGGGGTTTTTCGCGGATTATCTGTAATTTGATTCCGCCACTGTTATGAGAGAAAATAAAAACCTGACGATTCTGAGGCTGCTCAGTCAGAAGTAGAGAAAGTCAGAACAGACTATGCAAATCGAACTGCCCGGCGCATTGCTTGAACGCGCCCGTGTTCAAGCCCTGGACGAAGCCCAGGAACTTGTGACCTTGCTGTTGGAGAAGTACGTGCAGAAGTTGGAGCAATCTCAACGTCTACAGACCTACGAAGCTTACTATGCGTCCCGTACCCTAGAGGATGAAGTCGAAGAGCGTGAACTGCTGGCTGATTTTGCTTTTGCCGATGCTGAAGGAAGTGACGAAACAATCCAAGGTAAGGTCGAGACTCCAAGACCTGGTCTTGCCAATCGTACACTTGTGTGTGACCGTGCCTGAGTGACAGGAGCAGAATTCATCCGGCGGGTGAAGAGAGTCGCCAGAGCCCAGAATGTCACGACCCGATTTGAGGCGCGTCACGGGAAAGGCAGCCATGGAAGGTTGTACTACGGTGATCGCTTTACCACTGTGAAGGATCGGAAGAAAGAGATTGGTCCTGGGTTATTGCAGAAAATGCTGGCTGACCTGGGCGTAAGTCGAAACGATCTTGAGGAGTAGCGCATGAGTCCCTTTCGCTATCCAGCCACCGTGAAAGTCGATACAGCCGGCTTTTATCTAGTGACGTTTCCTGATGTTCCCGAGGCGGGGACTGACGCCACCACTCGGGAGGAAGCGTTGTGCGAGGCTGTCGATGCGCTGATCGCAGCGCTGGGCGGGTACGTACACGTGCGCCGGCCAATCCCAAAGCCCTCGAAAGCGAAACCAGGGCAGGTGATGATCCCCTTATCGACTCTCGTCACCGCCAAGCTCGCGTTATATGAGGCGCTGCGTGAGGCCGGCCTCAGCAATATCGAGCTGGGGCGACGCCTCGGGGTCAGCGAAGGAGCAGTCCGGCGACTGTTAGATCTGGATCATCGCTCCCATATTGGCCAGGTCGAAGCTGGGCTACAGGCCCTTGGGCATCGGTTAGTGGTGGAAGTACAGGCTGCGTAACTAAGAGCTGCTGCTTCTGCTCGGACTAAGCCGCCCGGCGGCGCAGATCGAGACTGAGGTCAACCCGATCATAGGGAACCACAGGAGCCCTGGCGTTGCCGTGGGCAGCACTGAGGCGAAATTCTACCAGACCTACCTGGCGGAGATACTCCAAGTCTTCGCTGACGTTCTTTGGCTCTCGTTTCACCAGGGCCGCCAACTCCCGTACCGATTGGGGGCGTTTGTCAGCGACAACCCACAACAGCTCCAGCCGCTTCGGGGTGAGGCACTTCCGGAAGGTCTCCAGGTCGGTAAAGTAGAGGGCCTTCTCTATAGGAATCTCTCCTCCGTCTCCCGCCTGGCGAAAGATCCCGCGTAGCTCTTTTTTGTTCTCTTCCCAACTTTTGATCCCTATTTCGATCCGCTTGATTTTCATAGCTCGCCTCGCAAAACGGCTTCCACATCCGTTACGAAATCATCCCACAACTGCTCCGGCGTGGTAAAGCGATAGGGTTCCTCCCGCCCACGCACCTGCCGATGATGCGGCTTTCCTGAGTGGATGTCGTAGAGCACGATGACTTCCCGCGTATTCGGGTTCCCCAGGTAACAGCGGTAACGAACTCCTTCTGGGTAATTCCGGCTCGCACGCACCACTCGAATATCAACTTCCAAGAGGAGATCCGCCTCCAACTGAATTTTACGCTGAAAAGGTCCGCCGGAGAGTTCGATCATTTTGTTGGCATACTATGCCCATGATATTGTTCCTTCAATAGCGGAAAGACGGATGGCCTCGGCGCCAAAGGACGGGACGGCTTCTGGCCAAGCCCAGGTTTTCATTCTTCTGTGAAACTTTTCTCTTGACGTTAAGCTTTGCCAAGGGGTAGAATTCTGGCCATAAAAGAAAATAAAAAAGCCGATAGGAGAAAGTTCATGCGTCATAGGGTGAGTACCGCCATCGACGAGCGTCTACTGCGGCAAGCACGCAGACGAGCGGCCGGCGAAGGAAAATCGTTAGGTCGGGTCATTGAGGACGCCTTGCAACATCACTTGACGCAGCCTCCGAGCGTCGAGGAGAGGAGAAAGCTAGTGGAGGAAGGGTGGGGCGTGTTCCACATTTCTCCTCAGGAACTAAAGGAGGCGCTCAAAGGTGACCTCTTTGACACTTAGAGGCTCTCCGGAAACTACTCGCCAAGGGTCTGTTCGTCCTTCGTTCACCCTTCGCCAAGCTGCTATGTGGATGTCAAGTCACAAACACGCGAGTCCTCCTCTTTTTTCCCGACTCTCGTACCGCCTGACCAAAGAGAGACTGGCTGCTATACGTGGCACGGCAGGAAAGCCGTCGCACTGACATGGGA includes:
- a CDS encoding ABC transporter permease, with the translated sequence MGRAALLLSQRHLLGTMVRRDIGARFAGSSLGGLWTLINPAITLGLYTLVFTYIYRVQQLESGFGFTEFVFCGLWPWMAFQEACQRAVGAIVENANMVKKLQFPSELLVFSVILSSFVVHGAGFFLFLIGLMIWKGTVSVVSIALLIVPITLHIALAVGIGMMLACCNVFFRDVGQLTAAGFSIWFFLSPVMYPPSLLPEALQPILRWNPVSPILALYRSLILSHSFALSVELGYCVAVIGIFLWVGDRVFRRCRGFFADYL
- a CDS encoding type II toxin-antitoxin system HicA family toxin, giving the protein MTGAEFIRRVKRVARAQNVTTRFEARHGKGSHGRLYYGDRFTTVKDRKKEIGPGLLQKMLADLGVSRNDLEE
- the gspD gene encoding type II secretion system secretin GspD, with the translated sequence MNREKCVTRTQYICSVSLMAFLLLPATWGAAQPPPAPAASPSVAPSTGGADTDEAIVLNFEGADIREVIHSLATALGLNYSIDPRVQGQVTIRTTGKIARRDLFPIFHQILRSNGMAATKIGDLYQIAPVGEAKTRTPLSSSVADQRTARAEDRFIVELVKVEHVSAEEIAKVLQPFVSPGGDVIAYPRGNLVILTDLAESVVRLKELVTAFDTNTFRELRSQVYHIENANVEDLGDELKGVLEPYGVTPKNPADRGAFVIPLPRLNSLVVIGFSTEIFAQVERWLQILDVPPERGGGRTVHVYPVENAKAVDLASVLSGLYGGEGGGGGGSSRSGQSGSRGGRSGGGGFSSSGSGGSGGGGGFGGGSSSEGGFGSGGSSSGSGGMGRGGSSSRSGFGGGSGGSSSGFGGSSGSGSRGSRRGGSSGGFGGSGGGGYGSFGGDGGGGGAQTILIAPKEGEKPIFKEEVRIVADEITNSLVILATARDFEMIRDVLRKLDVVPRQVLIETMIAEIGLKGELEFGVEYAIANNGLDKVIGTVIGSTGSTGDTGGTTPGAGVTSDGSLTIDNNALLQNAKRAVNVGGQGLFGFITDKRNFLVLLKALASRSMVKSLSTPHVVAADNREAHILIGEEVPILSSTSTSLLTDTARSYNSVQYRDTGKILTIIPQVNSAGLVNMEIRQEVSAVGAAVFGNTNSPSFTSREAETTVVVQNGESVLIGGIIDDQMLRSRSGVPFLMDIPVLGRLFRSESERLDRTELIILITPYVIRDRQEAHAITEQFESRIRSLKGMIERVQGAQPPPPAEEKR
- a CDS encoding ArsR family transcriptional regulator, encoding MKIKRIEIGIKSWEENKKELRGIFRQAGDGGEIPIEKALYFTDLETFRKCLTPKRLELLWVVADKRPQSVRELAALVKREPKNVSEDLEYLRQVGLVEFRLSAAHGNARAPVVPYDRVDLSLDLRRRAA
- a CDS encoding ABC transporter ATP-binding protein, coding for MRAVIQVRDLGKCYKLYHHPLDRLWEWCSFSQKIRHRDFWALQGVSFSVQPGESWGIIGENGAGKSTLLKLIAGVTRPSQGQVEVQGRVGALLELGMGFHPEYSGRENIYFSAAMMGLAKLEVDALMPEILTFSGLGEFIDRPVKTYSSGMFTRLGFSVATSINPEVLITDEVLAVGDEAFQKKCIRRMEGFLGQGKSMLFCSHSMYHVRKLCQKAVWLEHGRVRAVGEAAEVANSYEDFIREREARVQQQTEAEKAAARSAPLAADGGEESAAFSRLRTVRVCNVAGDEASVFHMGDTIRIQVEAETGDGFAPIIAIGMVRNDKTAIYGIFSDIDRVTPRKIDERAFAITYEMLDLSLLPGSYTFRIHVLDPPGLRLFDTIEKDFLVRGDTRELGICRMPHRWIVE